In the genome of Thunnus albacares chromosome 8, fThuAlb1.1, whole genome shotgun sequence, the window AATAgcaggaaatagtgaaaaatgtccaacacATTTTCCTTGAGCCTAAGGTGATGGCTTTAAATTGTTCTTGTTTAGTCTCACCAGCAGTCCagaatccaaagatattcagtttaatataaTGTCAGGCAGGGAAAAGAggcaaattttcacatttgagaatctggaacgagtgtatttttgctttaaaattgacttaaaggattaatcaattatcaaaataggtgCCAATAAACTTTCTAAAACTACAGAGTcttaaaatctaaaatgttcGGACTAgaaatttttaacattttttgctaaaaaaatcAGACTTTTTTATATTAGATATAGTGAGTAGATGTGCGTATAACACATTTGtacttaaatgtttatttatcttaagctttaaatattcaaattcacAATGATTCATGGTTGTAAGAACAAAGCAgctttaaaggtatactatgcaggaatttcctaaaaaacaatgtatagactcatacaaaagtaatccctctcaatcattacttatgacccactagaagtgtgtcagactctgccctctgcctgtattttcttatcaTTTTGCCTGGGACGTTTCTGCATGTCAGCCATTcggcagtgggtgtgtagcctcaataacagcacgcagggtgtgaggtcgggactcgtaACATagtgaccaggttacatcgctgtctctgtctctcgcctctgctccgctctgctctctgtctgtgtcatggatgtgcAGTATAAGGAGAACAGGTCTGTGTCTTGTTGactgagggcggggctgagctccacacacacacacacacacacacgcacacagagcagagaggccacagcggacaggatgaagctgcATTTTGGCTGCAGTTACACCAAATCTGGCAACGCAAcaccttcccgcagggttgtgcagaggtctgcggaggtgtgggcatgttttagaactgccatgaaacaagcagaaaattACGTtatatttcatggctttgttctcTCTAGTgacgctccctctcttcattcgtTCTCTTGCTCACTCGTCCACggctgctctctctcttgctcactagttgagccggggaggaggggccaactttgaatggtgtgtttacaaacagcaaccaacaaatcctgcatagtatacctttaacgGTAACAACATGATGTTTGTTTACACCTCTGACAACTGAGATCCTCTCTGCTATCAGAAGCTgattcatctttttctctcgtccTCAGGGAGGCCCCACCCAGGAGGCCGGCCCCGGCAGTGGCGACCCCGCCCTGCCTCAGGTCTACGCCCCGCCTCCTTCCTACCCCCCTCCAGGTCAAGGTCAGCCAGCATCTGCAGGCAGACTGCCACCTCTTGATTTTAGCTCTGCGCATGCCAGTTCAGAGTACCCTGAACATCCCCAGCTCAGAGTCTATCAGGGCCCCCAGCACGACGGGGCGGAGACTCTGGCATCCAGCAACACGGTAAGGACAGTTTGTGAAGTTGTGGAATTCACATCATGAGAAGAACTTCGtatatcaataaaatatgaTCTGCATTAATTCAGTGAGTTAATGTGATAAGAAGCCCTGCTGCTACAGGTAGTCCCTCTATATCTGCTTTCAGAGGAACACGGCCAGATAGAGTTTCCTTCTATATTTAGAGCCCCACCTCCACTGTTATGTCCATGTATGGGAATGCCGCTGACACTCAGTGGGGGGACAGCTGAGAGCAGATTGTTGTTGAAAATGAATCCCCACTTTTCCTCCTCCCCTGTGTCTTATTTAGATGGCAAAAAAACAGGTCACATTTCAGGATTACAGCTGTGAAACTTTTTGTTGATGTTAAGAGTTTACAGTGAAGAGTGCAGAGGatgtacattatatatatatatgtatgtgatGTTTTAGTGGTTCctacatttcagaaaatattgattaatgatAAATGGGAAAGGAATTACTGTTACAACACTGGAGTCACTTTGTGATTCCTATTTAACAGTAAAGTATTTTAATCGAATAAAGATTTTAATTTAagcatgatgtgtttttttaacttgtaAAATCAACACATCCTATCACACTGCAAAAAATCTCCCTTTTATTGATCAACTTTTATATGTAATTGTGTCCTTATGGTTATATTTTCTGAAAGAAGTGAAAAATCTGAAAGTGCAGAAAAATTTGTTTCTAATAAAATCAACTTGtttcaagtattttttaaaatcagatttaattTTTGTTCTTCTGTGAGTGGTGAATGTCAGTGGGTCCACCACTTAGGTCCAGAATGAAATATCCCCACAACTATTAGATGAATTGCCAAGATATTTGGTACAGACAGTCACTGTCCCCATaggatgaatcctgctgactATGTtcatcccctgacttttcctgcaGCACCAAGACATTCTTACTTTTGAGTCTTGATAAATATTTGATGGATTGTTTTAAAATTCTTGTAAAAACAGATATTGAAGGTGCCTAAAGGATACAGTCAaataactttagtgatcccctgacttttcatcaagtgccatcatcaggtcaaaataaCAATTTGTCCACAACTTTTATTTATGatcaaatatctgcaaaacgAATGGCATTCCCATCATTATCAGCTGTGtagtgctaattagcagatGTTTAATGCAGGCATCATTTGTGGAAGATTTcatcagatgaatgtgaaaacagccttctagtgtcaaactttgcacatacatcaatctgcacagtgaagctcaaatatccaactaaaggaacaagaaaaaaacacatttttaactgAAGGGGGGCTTTAAATTCTGCTGAACTGGCTGATTTTCTcacttttaaacaaaataaacaaaaacaaacaaagtctCTCAGTTTGAACAGAAATTACTTAATCCAATGGAGATTTTTTGCAGTGCAGATATGGTACACACTGTTCAAGTGTCCCTCAGGCATGAAAACATCCTCTCTGATAAAGTCAGACGTTTTTAGTCTGATCTGTGCGGCAGGTCGGCTCtgtgtcctgctgctgcagcacatCTATCTTTCTCCTCTCATAAATGGTGTTTTGTGGCCCCatctatatattttattactaGAGCCCCTGACATACATGGGTCCGTGCTGATTTTCGGGGAAAGTTGAGACGTCGCCATGGAAGGGGGGGGTCAAAGGGGGAGGCTGACCAGATGACCCCCTTTCCCCCTCTGAAATATCACTCAGGTCCAGAAAACAATTCTGCATCGTGACATGACACCACCACCCAACTCAaccctgtctccctctctcctgttCCCCTCTACTGTGGCCTGTCtgtggcgtgtgtgtgttcggATGTGATAGTCTGCCGTCTATTGTAGTTGGCCAATGGCAAGCCAGTGTAGTGTAATAcagtggcgtgtgtgtgtgtgtttatttgtttgtagtATGCTcccatgtgtgaatgtgttctCTATTTCCCCTTCTCTGTCCATCCCCAACTTATTAATTATGCCCCTTGACAAATGACCTTTAACCCTTGGCAGAAAAGCAGCACCGTGACCCCAgactgacccttgtggaacgTTTAGTTTTGATCTCTGCCCCCCTTGCCTTCCCCCACACCCTCTTCCTTTTCAAGCTTTCTGCGCACCTTCTTTGCCTTGTTTACTTTGGTTTAATTTTATCCTTCACTGCTGCACTGAGGCCTCTTTCACTGTCTGGTACTACAACGCTAATACCCAAATCTTCACTTCTGCATATAGGACtgcaatttttttattttcattatccttTCCTGtaatttttctttgctttttaattgtttctttTCAATGCACTCTGCTCCTTCTCTCTGCTAAagctcactttatttattttatttacatttttttttttgcctttcctttaccttttcattctcattttcttctttggACTCATtcatttgtccttttttaaaaaaaaaataaattaacatttctTTTGCAATGGATGATGATGTGCTGGTTtaccaacacatacacatacatgcacatacatgcgCACACACTAGCATCGTGGTGCATTGtgaatgttttggttttggcaCATTAGTCCTTGAATTGTTCTGCATGGGGCAATTTAAATCAGTTAAATATTGTCGCAGCACAATTTAAGGATCGGTTCACAATTTCACTATCGTAAAACAATATTCTGGTACCCATATGAACAGTGTGAATGAagttttgctcgctgtaatcattcctcctgttcaaactgaccattagaagatcccctcctaatgtgtttacagtgtaagtgatgaaggagaaaatccacagtcctcattttgcacaaacatgtaaaagtttatctgaagcttatataagGCTTCAGACACCCAAATTAGtaaaatcaagtggatatcttccaagtttaagtctttttagtataaaattccctctttgtgttggTCTGGACAGTTTTTTCCCttttgagctgcagtggaaggatcaaAACAAAACGGTGAAATTAGTACTAAACAGGCAGTAAGTTTTAGTCAGATATCCATGTGCTTTGACTAATTTGCAGGGCTAAAGCATACACATATTAGATTATTAGACTATTATTATCaaataagcttttaaatacatttttgcacagaacgaGGGCTATGAactttgtcccccatcacttacattgaaaacgTATTAAGAACAcatctcttaatggccagtatgaactggacaaatgattacagtgagccAAACCagcttcaatgttcatttggcacctgacaaatgtttaaaattgtgaacctgtcctttaatgtgtttcagttttattacaaCTGCTTAGGTACAGTAATATGAGTATGTAACTATTTAacaactttcttttctttttaagctTTAAACCTTATTTATTCCTCTTGTCAACAGCTGGAGTGAGCTTACGTAGTTTTACTGTAAGATATGTAATAATTATTTGTAGTGTACAGTGCTTTAGTCTTTATACCATCCTACAGGCATGTATACAAAGACGCCTCACTAAAATGGAGCCCTTTTCACGCCTCCTCACATTGCCTGAGAGGGATCACTGGTTGCTGAATGCTCTTTGAACTTGGTTTGGATCACTTGACCTCATGAAAATGATCTTTGCCTAATGCCATGTGATGCTTACCCAAAATGGAtttttacacaaacagaaattcTCTGAGAGATGTTGCTGAATTAGTTGATTTGACTATGATTTCCCCCCTTTCTTCTTTGCTTTTCTACTGATGCCCTTTCCCCCATTTGTCCTCACATCTACTCCCATCTCATTCATActttctttttccatctttttttttttttgttttccacctGTTCCTGTTTCCCGTTTGTTCCTCCATGTCGTCCTCCTTCACGTCCATTCTTCTATCCACATACTCGCttttctctccacctcctcctgtttCATACTTTCTCATACTGTCAGGAGGAAGCGTTGGTacctgtgacctctgacccccaaTCTCTGAGCGTGTCGGTGTCGTCAGGGGGCGGAGCGGGAAGCGGAAGTGAAGAGGAAGGGTCAGGTAAGGCCCAACCAAAACGCCTCCACGTCTCCAACATCCCTTTCCGCTTCAGAGACCCAGACCTCCGGCAGATGTTTGGGGTATGAGAATTTGATCTAGAAACCATCATATGCATGTTATTATTGTACATATTGATATATAAATGTTGCCCTTTGTATaacttataaaacatttttgatactTTCAGCAATTTGGCAAGATCCTTGATGTAGAAATTATCTTCAATGAAAGGGGGTCTAAGGTCAGCATCACAGAAATATTATCAGAGCAATatgaaaaatctttttaatgAACAACAGAAATTAATCATGTAAACCTACAAACATGCAGGGCTTTGGATTCGTCACCTTTGagagtgcagctgaggctgaccGAGCACGAGAAAAACTGAATGGAACGATCGTggaagggaggaagattgaggtgAGGGAGGATTTTCCCTCCGTATGTAGCTTTTCCACATTAATATTCGGTATAATAATCCTTTATCATCACTTTTGCTCTCCTCAGGTTAATAATGCCACAGCAAGAGTAGTTACCAAGAAGCCCCAAACACCTCTTGTGAATGGTGAAATTTCAAGTAAGACACAACTCATTAATCATTACACATTTCACTTTGGGGTCTTTGGAGGTTTTAGCTTCTTTACGGCTGCtggaaaaagtttattttttctctctgtagctTCTGGATGGAAGATCAACCCTGTCATGGGGGCGATGTACGCACCTGAACTCTATACAGGTAAGTAACCTTCTTGTTATGAGATCACCAGCATCAAACAATTAAACATTTCtatattaaatgtcttttttttcctctcttcctctctgtttgttCAGTTGCCAGTTTCCCATACCCTGTAGCCACTCCTACTCTGGCCTACCGGGGCTCTGCGCTGCGCGGCCGAGGTCGAGCCGTCTACAACACCATTCGCTCTGCTGCAGCCACACCTGCTGCTGTGCCCGCCTACCCTGGGTAAGAATCTCTATACTCATTCCTGGTctatattcattttattcactgcaaaactattaaataatatttttactCAACTGTTTTCAGGATGGTATATCAAGATGGACTGTATGGAGCAGAAGTCTATGTAAGTGTCTCTACACTTCTCACACGTTTCTTCTTTAAAACCAATAAacttctgtgttgtgttgtccTTGTATTCATGTTGTTTAACTTTATCTGGTGCAGGGCGGCTATCCTGCAGCTTATAGAGTGGCTCAATCAGCATCTGCTGCCACGGCAACCTACAGCGATGGGTAAGCAGACAAACGCCACACATGATTTGTTCCTTGCAGCCACGTTTTAAACATTAGAAATCAGCTTTTACTTCTGGCGCAAcaattttttccacatttttactgatttttacTGCTTTGAATTCTGGAGAGATTCTAATGTTTGTGAGTTTTTTAGTGACTTTGACAAATGGGAACACTTAAGATTTGTGTACTGATGACGCATATCAGTCTTTGTTTAAAGGCTTAAATGCACTTGCCCAAACAAGCACATATTTCTTCACTATGAGCTCATGTTCTGTAGTTTGTATGAACCGTCAATGTTGATATTCTTACCCACACAGGCCTCACCGTAAGGTTAAAtgcactgttgttgtttttttgaggaGTTTAACCATCTGGTGAGAGGTTTCGCAtcataaaaatattcacaaattgCACATTGTGAGTTTTTAAAGGTTCAAAAGGTTCTTGACTATTTTTagacaaaattttaaaatgaactcAAAGTATTTGAGACATTTAGGCCATGATGTAGGtagaatttacaaaaaaaaaaaattgagcaaCTAAATTATCAAACaaaatgtgcagaaaaaaataaatctataaTAGTGTTTGTGGTGGCTTGTTAAACTGTCTTCTGATGTCTGATGTTTTCACCAGATATGGACGGGTTTATGCCACAGCTGCAGATCCCTATCACCACTCAGTTGgaccaacaacaacatatgggGTTGGTACAATGGTGAGTTgagtcaaaaacacacacagcctctgTTGAAAGCTCCAGTATCTTGTTACATCCGTGGCACATGTCACACCTGGCGTACTGCATCTGTCAACAGGCCAGTTTGTACAGAGGAGGATACAACCGCTTCACCCCGTACTGAGACGCCCCAAAGAAGTGCAAAAGAAGTCTCCCTTGAACTCTGGGACTGGCTGATCCGTGATATGCTGCAGGACAGGTTATGAGatccttcatcttttttttttttttttttttggggaaATGTGGGAATGGTTTTTACCTCCTGTCTCCATCACAACCTCTCCCCCCCGAGAGACTAAACAGACTGAAGCTGTAAATACTGTAGGACTGTTCTTTCTACTGAAGAATACTTATATCACACGGAAGAGGATGATATGTAATATATAGACAGTTGCGTAAAACCTTTAACTGATTATTGTTTTCTGAATTTAAAGAGTATTGATGTTGGTAGATCGCTAACACTACAGG includes:
- the rbfox1l gene encoding RNA binding protein fox-1 homolog 1-like, encoding MLSSPTVILQPYGLPVYPQTTTCYPSIVQGGPTQEAGPGSGDPALPQVYAPPPSYPPPGQGQPASAGRLPPLDFSSAHASSEYPEHPQLRVYQGPQHDGAETLASSNTEEALVPVTSDPQSLSVSVSSGGGAGSGSEEEGSGKAQPKRLHVSNIPFRFRDPDLRQMFGQFGKILDVEIIFNERGSKGFGFVTFESAAEADRAREKLNGTIVEGRKIEVNNATARVVTKKPQTPLVNGEISTSGWKINPVMGAMYAPELYTVASFPYPVATPTLAYRGSALRGRGRAVYNTIRSAAATPAAVPAYPGMVYQDGLYGAEVYGGYPAAYRVAQSASAATATYSDGYGRVYATAADPYHHSVGPTTTYGVGTMASLYRGGYNRFTPY